One Streptomyces sp. R28 DNA window includes the following coding sequences:
- a CDS encoding LacI family DNA-binding transcriptional regulator: protein MNRPPGMMDVAREAGVSHITVSRVINGHPSVRPETRARVEAAIQKLGYRRNSVARALKSRRSSTIGVVIVGSELFELPRILLGVETAAKQAGYWVSLASRQGESTTGDLVETLQRLTDQSVEAIAVVADRPLAVEALSGLVFEVPVAVVMSGGVPNPDLSFVEVDQELGARLAVRHLLDLGHRRIAHLTGALRTFDARARVEGWQAELATAGAEGAKLEGDFSAESGFRLTHQLCADGTGLPTAVFAGNDQMAMGALAAFAERGVKVPQDVSLVGFDDMKGSGYLVPALTTVRQDFAHLGRSAIELLVRMVGGEEPERQKIAPELVVRRSTAAPRADS from the coding sequence ATGAACCGGCCACCAGGAATGATGGACGTGGCACGGGAGGCAGGCGTCTCGCACATCACCGTCTCCAGGGTCATCAACGGTCATCCGTCGGTACGGCCGGAGACCCGGGCCCGGGTCGAGGCCGCGATCCAGAAGCTGGGCTACCGCCGCAACAGTGTGGCCAGGGCCCTCAAGAGCCGCCGTTCCTCAACGATCGGCGTGGTGATCGTCGGGTCGGAGCTGTTCGAGCTGCCCCGCATCCTCCTGGGTGTGGAGACGGCCGCCAAGCAGGCCGGTTACTGGGTGAGTCTGGCGAGCCGGCAGGGCGAGAGCACCACCGGTGACCTCGTGGAGACACTGCAGCGGCTCACCGATCAGTCGGTGGAGGCGATCGCGGTCGTCGCCGACCGTCCCCTCGCCGTGGAGGCGCTGTCCGGCCTCGTCTTCGAGGTGCCGGTGGCGGTGGTGATGTCCGGCGGTGTGCCCAACCCCGATCTGAGCTTCGTCGAGGTCGACCAGGAACTCGGTGCCCGTCTCGCGGTGCGGCACCTTCTCGATCTCGGACACAGGCGCATCGCCCATCTGACGGGTGCCTTGCGCACCTTCGACGCCCGGGCCCGCGTCGAAGGCTGGCAGGCTGAGCTCGCGACCGCGGGCGCGGAGGGCGCCAAGCTCGAAGGGGACTTCAGCGCGGAGAGCGGCTTCCGCCTCACCCACCAGCTCTGCGCGGACGGCACCGGCCTGCCGACCGCGGTCTTCGCGGGCAACGACCAGATGGCGATGGGAGCGCTGGCGGCGTTCGCGGAGCGGGGCGTGAAGGTGCCCCAGGACGTGTCGCTCGTCGGCTTCGACGACATGAAGGGCTCGGGCTACCTCGTGCCCGCCCTGACCACGGTCCGACAGGACTTCGCCCACCTGGGCAGGAGCGCCATCGAACTGCTGGTGCGGATGGTGGGCGGGGAGGAACCGGAACGACAGAAGATCGCGCCGGAACTCGTCGTACGGCGCAGCACCGCCGCTCCCCGCGCGGATTCCTGA
- a CDS encoding TetR/AcrR family transcriptional regulator yields the protein MTATRGRTRRPTGRPPLTEERKAEIRLEIARAAVDLFVTHGVAATTGEQIGAAVGVSARTVWRYFPSKESCVRPLFSAGIDLIADCLRRWRPGQPLEELLDEELAVEDRLLAGPDRVTVGALVRLTRTEPGLRAIWLQTYDEAEPAFARALAERAGLPADDLRPTIQAATLNAALRAAVEHYAWHTADTRPDRATAQTELAATLRLALRVAAQGVG from the coding sequence ATGACCGCAACCCGTGGACGTACGAGGCGGCCAACGGGACGACCGCCCCTCACCGAGGAGCGCAAGGCCGAGATCCGGCTGGAGATCGCGCGGGCGGCGGTGGACCTGTTCGTCACCCACGGCGTGGCGGCGACCACGGGCGAGCAGATCGGAGCGGCGGTCGGTGTCTCCGCGCGCACCGTGTGGCGCTACTTCCCGAGCAAGGAGAGCTGCGTACGGCCGCTGTTCTCGGCCGGTATCGACCTGATCGCCGACTGCCTGCGGCGGTGGCGTCCCGGGCAGCCCCTCGAGGAACTCCTCGACGAGGAACTCGCGGTCGAGGACCGCCTGCTGGCCGGACCCGACCGCGTCACCGTAGGGGCCCTGGTACGGCTCACCCGCACCGAGCCCGGCCTGCGCGCGATCTGGCTCCAGACGTACGACGAGGCCGAACCGGCGTTCGCCCGCGCCCTCGCCGAACGCGCCGGCCTGCCCGCCGACGATCTGCGCCCGACGATCCAGGCGGCGACCCTGAACGCGGCACTGCGCGCGGCGGTCGAACACTACGCGTGGCACACCGCCGACACCCGCCCCGACCGGGCGACGGCACAGACCGAACTGGCGGCGACACTGCGGTTGGCGCTGAGGGTTGCGGCGCAGGGGGTCGGCTAG
- a CDS encoding MBL fold metallo-hydrolase, with amino-acid sequence MSTLDFKVLDLDFPAGSKNKTATLVTGESEALLVDAGFTLADGHRLAAEILDSGKKLTTVFISHGDPDFYFGAEVLADAFPDAKFVATEHVIEHIQHSYEGKLKAWAALGTNLPTRLVDIAPLTGDLSLEGHRFELKGGPAELSDRHYLWQADQRAILGGVLLFQREHVWVADTQTPEQRAAWVKLLDEMAALDPQLVVPGHRLPDTAADVSAITATRDYLVAFEEELAKPADGAALTEALVARYPDNGMLIAAQIGAKVAKGEMKWG; translated from the coding sequence ATGAGCACGCTCGACTTCAAGGTCCTCGACCTCGACTTCCCCGCCGGCAGCAAGAACAAGACCGCCACCCTCGTCACCGGCGAGAGCGAGGCCCTGCTGGTGGACGCCGGCTTCACCCTGGCCGACGGCCACCGCCTGGCCGCCGAGATCCTCGACTCCGGCAAGAAGCTCACCACCGTCTTCATCAGCCACGGCGACCCCGACTTCTACTTCGGCGCCGAAGTCCTCGCCGACGCCTTCCCCGACGCGAAGTTCGTCGCCACCGAGCACGTCATCGAGCACATCCAGCACTCCTACGAGGGCAAGCTCAAGGCGTGGGCGGCACTCGGCACCAACCTGCCCACCCGCCTCGTGGACATCGCACCGCTCACCGGCGACCTCTCCCTGGAAGGCCACCGCTTCGAGCTCAAGGGCGGCCCGGCCGAGCTGTCCGACCGCCACTACCTGTGGCAGGCCGACCAGCGCGCGATCCTCGGTGGCGTCCTGCTGTTCCAGAGGGAGCACGTCTGGGTCGCCGACACCCAGACCCCCGAGCAGCGCGCCGCCTGGGTCAAGCTGCTCGACGAGATGGCCGCCCTCGACCCGCAGCTGGTCGTCCCCGGTCACCGTCTGCCCGACACCGCCGCCGACGTCTCCGCCATCACGGCCACCCGCGACTACCTGGTGGCGTTCGAGGAGGAGCTGGCCAAGCCCGCCGATGGCGCCGCACTGACCGAGGCCCTCGTCGCCCGCTACCCGGACAACGGCATGCTGATCGCCGCCCAGATCGGCGCCAAGGTCGCCAAGGGAGAGATGAAGTGGGGCTGA
- a CDS encoding glycoside hydrolase family 43 protein, whose amino-acid sequence MPTFANPVLAGSHPDPSICRVGEDFYLVTSSFAYYPGLPVFHSRDLVNWTPLGHVVHRPSQVSLTGLDVSDGLWAATIRHHEGTFYVVVTLARGRQGSTTFLCTASDPAGPWSDPIVLEAQGIDPSLFFDDDGRCWFTACRDAARPEETGPGELWMRELDLDTLALTGPTHILWYGAMRGAWVEAPHVYKREGVYYLIGAEGGTEHHHAVTAARSGTVTGPYTTDPRSPLLTHRHRGAAEPIHNVGHVDLVDTPAGETWAVALGVRPIDGTHTLGREVFLVPVEWTPKGPVFAPDTGRVRLSERLPAGVTAADGGPDGPVRDDFTGTVLGPEWNSLRGPVDHLVSPSPGQGGLTIRLSPEPLTSTGTPAFVARRQQHLRMRARARIHFPAAAPTREAGLVVFQHNHHATLALTVDASGTPHVVLTAHEAGTDTRLASVAVTDGEVVLVVDSDESGYTFHVEDRTWTTLGSIDRPFFSTERAGGFIGVHIGLYGVGDAAGDAGDAGDAHVRWFEYAPHPGGPRTATRVGSRS is encoded by the coding sequence GTGCCGACCTTCGCCAACCCGGTTCTTGCCGGCAGTCATCCGGACCCCTCGATCTGCCGGGTCGGAGAGGACTTCTACCTGGTCACGTCATCGTTCGCGTACTATCCCGGGCTCCCGGTCTTCCACAGCCGCGACCTGGTGAACTGGACACCGCTGGGCCACGTGGTGCACCGGCCGTCCCAGGTGTCGTTGACCGGGCTCGATGTCTCGGACGGCCTCTGGGCCGCCACCATCCGCCATCACGAGGGCACCTTCTACGTGGTGGTGACCCTGGCGAGAGGCCGTCAGGGCAGCACCACGTTCCTCTGCACCGCCTCCGACCCCGCCGGTCCCTGGTCGGACCCGATCGTGCTGGAGGCGCAGGGCATCGATCCGTCGCTGTTCTTCGACGACGACGGCCGCTGCTGGTTCACCGCCTGCCGCGACGCCGCCCGCCCGGAGGAGACCGGCCCCGGGGAACTGTGGATGCGCGAACTCGACCTGGACACCCTGGCGTTGACCGGCCCGACCCACATCCTTTGGTACGGCGCGATGCGCGGTGCGTGGGTGGAGGCGCCGCACGTGTACAAACGGGAGGGCGTCTACTACCTGATCGGCGCGGAGGGCGGCACCGAGCACCATCACGCCGTGACCGCGGCCCGCTCCGGCACCGTCACCGGCCCTTACACCACGGATCCCAGGAGCCCCCTGCTCACCCACCGCCACCGCGGGGCGGCGGAACCGATACACAACGTCGGACACGTGGACCTCGTCGACACGCCCGCCGGAGAGACCTGGGCCGTCGCTCTGGGGGTACGGCCGATCGACGGCACGCATACGCTCGGCCGCGAGGTGTTCCTGGTCCCGGTCGAATGGACCCCCAAAGGCCCCGTCTTCGCACCGGACACCGGGCGGGTGAGGCTGTCGGAGCGGCTGCCCGCGGGAGTCACGGCGGCGGACGGGGGCCCGGACGGGCCGGTACGGGACGACTTCACCGGCACGGTGCTCGGCCCGGAATGGAACAGCCTGCGCGGGCCGGTCGACCATCTCGTCTCGCCCAGTCCCGGTCAAGGCGGCCTGACCATCCGCCTGTCCCCCGAGCCCCTGACCTCGACGGGCACTCCCGCGTTCGTGGCCCGCCGTCAGCAGCATCTCCGCATGCGCGCCAGGGCCCGCATCCACTTCCCTGCCGCCGCGCCGACGCGGGAAGCCGGGCTGGTCGTGTTCCAGCACAACCACCACGCCACCCTCGCGCTGACCGTCGACGCCTCCGGAACCCCTCACGTCGTACTCACCGCCCACGAAGCAGGTACGGACACCCGCCTCGCGTCGGTCGCCGTGACGGACGGCGAAGTCGTCCTCGTGGTCGACAGCGACGAATCCGGCTACACCTTCCACGTCGAGGACCGCACCTGGACGACCCTCGGCAGCATCGACCGCCCCTTCTTCAGCACGGAACGGGCCGGCGGGTTCATCGGTGTCCATATCGGCCTGTACGGCGTCGGCGACGCTGCGGGCGACGCGGGCGACGCGGGCGACGCCCATGTGCGCTGGTTCGAGTACGCGCCCCACCCGGGCGGGCCGAGAACGGCGACACGGGTGGGCAGCCGCAGTTGA
- a CDS encoding GH1 family beta-glucosidase → MPTARQESAEPLSFPAHFILGSATAAYQIEGAATEDGRGPSIWDTYSHTPGKTWNGDTGDVAADHYHRLEDDLDLMASLGLQAYRFSLAWPRIQPTGRGPANPKGLDFYSRLVDGLLDRGITPVATLYHWDLPQALEDTGGWTNRATAHAFADYARTVGEALGDRVPIWTTLNEPWCSAYLGYGSGAHAPGRTDGAAALKAVHHLNLAHGLAVQQLRAVTTNDPQYSVTLNFHVLRGKGDGGEEAVRRIDALANRSFTEPLLRGHYPADLIEDTAAVTDWAFVEDDDLTQIHQPLDLLGVNYYATTTVRLWDGMTPRQNHDGHKDMGGSAWPGSPQVEFVEQDGPHTAMGWNIDPDGLEELLLDLHTRFPNQPLVITENGAAFDDHLTTRPDGTHAVHDPERVDYLRRHLTAAHRALAAGVDLRGYFVWSLMDNFEWGYGYSKRFGIVHVDYESQRRTLKDSALWYRELAVTGSIPPPRTRG, encoded by the coding sequence ATGCCGACAGCCCGGCAGGAATCCGCTGAGCCCCTGTCCTTCCCCGCCCACTTCATCCTCGGCTCCGCGACCGCCGCCTACCAGATCGAAGGCGCCGCCACCGAGGACGGCCGCGGTCCCTCCATCTGGGATACCTACTCCCACACCCCGGGCAAGACATGGAACGGCGACACCGGTGACGTCGCCGCCGACCACTACCACCGCCTCGAAGACGACCTCGACCTCATGGCGTCCCTGGGTCTGCAGGCCTACCGGTTCTCCCTCGCCTGGCCGCGTATCCAGCCCACCGGCCGGGGCCCGGCCAACCCCAAGGGGCTGGACTTCTACAGCCGCCTGGTCGACGGCCTTCTCGACCGAGGCATCACGCCGGTCGCCACCCTCTACCACTGGGACCTGCCTCAGGCCCTGGAGGACACCGGCGGCTGGACGAACCGCGCCACCGCCCACGCCTTCGCCGACTACGCCCGTACCGTCGGCGAAGCCCTCGGCGACCGCGTCCCGATCTGGACCACCCTGAACGAACCGTGGTGCTCCGCCTACCTCGGCTACGGATCCGGAGCCCACGCCCCCGGCCGTACCGACGGCGCCGCGGCACTGAAGGCGGTGCATCACCTCAACCTCGCCCACGGCCTGGCGGTTCAACAGCTCAGGGCGGTCACCACCAATGATCCGCAGTACTCCGTCACCCTGAACTTCCACGTCCTCAGGGGCAAGGGCGACGGCGGCGAAGAGGCCGTGCGCCGCATCGACGCGCTGGCCAACCGCTCCTTCACCGAACCCCTGCTGCGCGGCCACTACCCGGCGGACCTCATCGAGGACACCGCCGCCGTCACCGACTGGGCGTTCGTCGAGGACGACGATCTCACCCAGATCCACCAGCCCTTGGACCTGCTCGGCGTCAACTACTACGCCACCACGACCGTCCGCCTGTGGGACGGCATGACACCGCGTCAGAACCATGACGGTCACAAGGACATGGGCGGCTCGGCGTGGCCCGGCTCGCCCCAGGTCGAGTTCGTCGAACAGGACGGCCCGCACACCGCCATGGGCTGGAACATCGACCCCGACGGCCTCGAGGAACTCCTCCTCGATCTGCACACCCGGTTCCCGAACCAGCCCCTGGTCATCACGGAGAACGGCGCGGCCTTCGACGACCACCTCACCACCCGCCCCGACGGCACCCACGCCGTCCACGACCCCGAGCGTGTCGACTACCTACGTCGCCACCTCACCGCCGCCCACCGGGCACTCGCCGCCGGCGTCGATCTGCGCGGGTACTTCGTGTGGTCGCTGATGGACAACTTCGAGTGGGGTTACGGGTACTCCAAGCGCTTCGGCATCGTCCACGTCGACTACGAGTCCCAGCGTCGCACGCTCAAGGACAGTGCCCTGTGGTACCGGGAGTTGGCGGTGACGGGCAGCATCCCCCCACCGCGGACCAGGGGGTAG
- a CDS encoding nuclear transport factor 2 family protein: MTDFATSTAPADVVRRQYLASANRDLEALRATLAPDVEWKEMAGFPLAGTYRTPEGVTSNVMEQLGKEWDNWTAHDDTYVVDGENVVVLARYTAANKATGKRIDVRVAHHFVVRGGLIVRFEQFVDTAKVREAMTDDA, from the coding sequence ATGACCGACTTCGCCACGTCCACCGCCCCCGCCGACGTCGTACGCCGCCAATACCTGGCGTCCGCCAACAGGGATCTGGAAGCCCTGCGCGCGACCCTCGCCCCCGACGTGGAGTGGAAGGAGATGGCCGGCTTCCCGCTGGCCGGTACCTACCGCACCCCCGAGGGCGTGACCTCCAACGTCATGGAGCAGCTGGGCAAGGAGTGGGACAACTGGACCGCCCATGACGACACTTACGTCGTCGACGGCGAGAACGTCGTCGTCCTGGCCCGCTACACGGCCGCCAACAAGGCGACCGGCAAGCGGATCGACGTCCGCGTCGCGCACCACTTCGTCGTACGCGGCGGGCTGATCGTCCGCTTCGAGCAGTTCGTGGACACCGCCAAGGTTCGTGAGGCCATGACCGACGACGCTTAG
- the dhaK gene encoding dihydroxyacetone kinase subunit DhaK, with protein sequence MKMLINVAESVVADALRGMAAAHPELVVDVDKRVIVRRDAPVEGKVALVSGGGSGHEPLHGGFVGPGMLSAACPGEVFTSPVPDQMVRAAAAVDSGAGVLFIVKNYTGDVLNFDMAAELAEDEGIQVAKVLVNDDVAVTDSLYTAGRRGTGATLFVEKIAGAAADEGQPLERVEAIGRRVNENSRSFGVALSACTTPAKGSPTFDLPPGELELGIGIHGEPGRERRAMMTSGEIADFAVGAILEDMTPRNPVLVLVNGMGGTPLLELYGFNAEVQRVLAERGVNVAHTLVGNYVTSLDMAGASVTLCQVDEELLRLWNAPVKTPGLRWGM encoded by the coding sequence ATGAAGATGCTGATCAACGTCGCGGAGAGCGTCGTCGCGGACGCGCTGCGCGGCATGGCGGCCGCACATCCCGAGCTGGTCGTCGATGTGGACAAGCGCGTGATCGTACGGCGGGACGCACCCGTCGAGGGGAAGGTCGCCCTCGTCTCCGGTGGCGGGTCGGGGCACGAGCCGCTGCACGGTGGGTTCGTGGGGCCGGGGATGTTGTCGGCGGCCTGTCCGGGTGAGGTGTTCACGTCACCGGTGCCCGACCAGATGGTGCGTGCCGCGGCCGCCGTGGACAGCGGGGCGGGTGTGCTGTTCATCGTGAAGAACTACACGGGTGACGTCCTCAACTTCGACATGGCCGCGGAACTCGCCGAGGACGAGGGCATCCAGGTCGCGAAGGTGCTTGTCAACGACGACGTGGCGGTCACCGACAGCCTCTACACGGCCGGCCGGCGCGGCACGGGCGCGACGCTGTTCGTGGAGAAGATCGCCGGTGCCGCCGCGGACGAGGGGCAGCCGCTGGAGCGGGTGGAGGCAATCGGGCGGCGGGTCAACGAGAACTCCCGCAGCTTCGGCGTCGCCCTCAGCGCCTGCACCACCCCCGCCAAGGGCAGCCCCACCTTCGATCTGCCGCCCGGCGAGCTGGAGTTGGGCATCGGCATCCACGGCGAGCCGGGCCGGGAGCGGCGGGCGATGATGACGTCGGGTGAGATCGCCGACTTCGCCGTGGGCGCCATCCTGGAGGACATGACCCCGCGCAACCCCGTCCTCGTCCTGGTCAACGGCATGGGCGGGACACCGCTGCTGGAGCTGTACGGCTTCAATGCCGAGGTCCAGCGGGTGCTCGCCGAGCGCGGTGTGAACGTCGCCCACACCCTCGTCGGGAACTACGTCACCTCGCTCGACATGGCCGGCGCCTCCGTCACCCTGTGCCAGGTCGACGAGGAGCTGCTGCGGCTGTGGAACGCGCCGGTGAAGACGCCGGGGCTGCGGTGGGGAATGTGA
- a CDS encoding aldo/keto reductase, whose product MRYRELGRTGLTVSEVGYGAWGLGQGAWVGADDDSGVRALHRALDLGVTFIDTARAYDRSERVVGRALRELPGGGDGVHVATKVGPKVPVSLSPSGLDPMEVFPGSHLRESLETSLRELGRDHVDLLQLHTWEDEWTGRGDWLETVDALKQEGKIRFFGISVKDHQPENVLAVLRTGVLDTVQVIYNVFEQAPSDALLPACAEYGVGVIGRVALDEGALTGSIRTGVAFPEGDWRNWYFRDDRPAQVEKRVAGILADLGIDAEELPSTALRFALAGQAVSTVIVGMRSLRNVERNAAIADAPPLAPQQLALLAKHRWVKNFYG is encoded by the coding sequence ATGCGTTATCGGGAACTCGGCCGCACCGGGCTGACCGTGTCCGAGGTCGGCTACGGAGCCTGGGGGCTGGGCCAAGGTGCCTGGGTCGGAGCCGACGACGACTCCGGCGTACGTGCCCTGCACCGCGCCCTCGACCTGGGCGTCACCTTCATCGACACCGCCCGGGCGTACGACCGCAGCGAACGCGTCGTCGGCCGTGCGCTCAGGGAGCTTCCGGGCGGCGGGGACGGCGTGCACGTGGCGACGAAGGTCGGGCCGAAGGTGCCGGTCTCCCTCTCGCCGAGCGGACTGGACCCCATGGAGGTGTTCCCCGGCTCGCACCTCCGCGAGAGCCTGGAGACCAGCCTGCGCGAACTGGGCCGCGATCACGTCGACCTCCTCCAGCTGCACACCTGGGAGGACGAGTGGACCGGCCGCGGCGACTGGCTGGAGACGGTGGACGCCCTCAAACAGGAGGGCAAGATCAGGTTCTTCGGGATCTCCGTCAAGGACCACCAGCCCGAGAACGTGCTCGCGGTGCTGCGCACCGGGGTTCTGGACACGGTCCAGGTCATCTACAACGTCTTCGAGCAGGCCCCGTCCGATGCGCTGCTGCCGGCCTGTGCGGAGTACGGCGTGGGTGTGATCGGGCGGGTCGCACTCGACGAAGGCGCCCTCACCGGCTCGATCCGGACGGGCGTCGCCTTCCCGGAGGGCGACTGGCGCAACTGGTACTTCAGGGACGACCGGCCCGCCCAGGTCGAGAAGCGCGTGGCCGGGATCCTCGCCGACCTGGGGATCGATGCCGAGGAACTCCCGTCCACCGCCCTGCGGTTCGCCCTCGCCGGGCAGGCGGTCTCCACCGTCATCGTCGGGATGCGCTCCCTGAGGAACGTGGAACGCAACGCGGCGATCGCCGATGCACCGCCGCTCGCCCCGCAGCAACTCGCGCTGCTGGCCAAGCACCGCTGGGTGAAGAACTTCTACGGCTGA
- a CDS encoding DsbA family protein — MQLIYVFDAYCGWSHGFSATLGEITSRHPELPVEVVSGGLFTGSRRVPIREFGYVQGANAQIAELTGAEFGEGYERLIADGSFVMDSEAAARGVAALRRAAPDRTAELAAALQRAFYIDGRSLSDPATYRQLAEDAGLDAEAVVAAYEAPATQADAEADFRRAAELGVTGFPTLLTLDAGRVTTLARGHATADEVDQRLSARTS; from the coding sequence ATGCAACTCATCTACGTCTTCGATGCCTACTGCGGCTGGTCGCACGGTTTCTCCGCAACACTGGGCGAGATCACCTCCAGGCATCCCGAACTGCCGGTTGAGGTCGTCTCCGGCGGCCTGTTCACCGGGTCGCGCCGGGTTCCGATCCGCGAGTTCGGGTACGTCCAGGGCGCGAACGCCCAGATCGCCGAGCTGACCGGCGCCGAGTTCGGCGAGGGCTACGAGCGGCTGATCGCCGACGGCTCGTTCGTGATGGATTCCGAGGCCGCCGCCCGCGGTGTGGCCGCGCTGCGCCGGGCGGCTCCCGACCGTACGGCCGAACTGGCCGCCGCCCTGCAACGCGCCTTCTACATCGACGGGCGGAGCCTGTCCGACCCGGCGACCTACCGACAGCTCGCCGAGGACGCGGGGCTGGACGCCGAGGCCGTCGTCGCCGCGTACGAAGCACCGGCGACGCAGGCCGACGCGGAAGCCGACTTCCGCCGCGCCGCCGAGCTGGGCGTCACCGGATTCCCCACGCTCCTCACCCTCGACGCCGGCCGTGTCACCACCCTGGCCCGCGGACACGCCACCGCCGACGAAGTCGACCAGCGCCTGTCCGCCCGCACCTCGTGA
- a CDS encoding MarR family winged helix-turn-helix transcriptional regulator, producing MGEQGRQDGQREITTAKEAADNDLVLAFGRLQGAANRLEYLLGRRIEEECGISHLMYEVLLILGRAGDPGLSMRAIGQEQVLTTGGATRLVDRMQAAGLVQRVTDPADGRGRLVRLTPLGEETAVRASQLHVENIKRYFLDPLPPSHRERFAEDLRILSHSARTSLPLLP from the coding sequence GTGGGCGAGCAGGGCCGGCAGGACGGGCAGCGGGAGATCACGACCGCGAAGGAGGCGGCCGACAACGACCTGGTCCTGGCGTTCGGACGGTTGCAGGGTGCCGCGAACCGGCTGGAATACCTCCTGGGCCGGCGGATAGAGGAGGAGTGCGGGATCAGCCACCTGATGTACGAGGTGCTGCTGATCCTGGGGCGGGCCGGCGACCCCGGGTTGTCGATGCGGGCGATCGGCCAGGAGCAGGTGCTCACCACAGGTGGGGCGACACGACTGGTGGACCGGATGCAGGCGGCCGGGCTGGTACAGCGCGTGACGGATCCGGCCGACGGGCGAGGGCGTCTGGTGCGACTGACGCCACTGGGCGAGGAGACCGCCGTACGCGCCTCCCAGCTGCACGTGGAGAACATCAAGCGGTACTTCCTGGACCCGCTACCCCCTTCCCACCGGGAGCGCTTCGCGGAGGACCTGCGGATTCTCAGCCACTCGGCCCGCACCTCCCTCCCCCTGCTTCCCTGA
- the dhaL gene encoding dihydroxyacetone kinase subunit DhaL produces the protein MLDADFFRRWMTAPAAAVDREAERLTALDSPIGDADHGSNLQRGFTAVAAAVEKEAPQTPGATLMLAGRQLISTVGGASGPLYGTLLRRTGKALGDAGEVSEDQFAQALRDGVDAVMALGGAAPGDKTMIDALVPAVDALGDGFAAARSAAEEGALATTPLQARKGRASYLGERSIGHQDPGATSSALLIAGLAEANGE, from the coding sequence GTGCTCGACGCCGATTTCTTCCGCCGTTGGATGACGGCGCCCGCCGCTGCCGTCGACCGTGAGGCGGAACGGCTCACCGCCCTCGACTCGCCCATCGGGGACGCCGACCACGGCAGCAATCTGCAGCGCGGGTTCACCGCCGTCGCCGCGGCGGTGGAGAAGGAGGCCCCGCAGACGCCCGGTGCGACCCTGATGCTCGCCGGGCGGCAACTCATCTCGACCGTCGGCGGGGCGTCGGGACCGCTGTACGGGACCCTGCTGCGCCGGACCGGCAAAGCCCTCGGGGACGCCGGCGAGGTGAGCGAGGATCAGTTCGCCCAGGCGCTGCGGGACGGGGTGGACGCGGTCATGGCGCTCGGTGGGGCGGCGCCGGGCGACAAGACCATGATCGACGCGCTGGTGCCGGCCGTGGACGCGCTCGGGGACGGCTTCGCCGCGGCACGGTCCGCCGCCGAGGAGGGCGCCCTGGCGACGACGCCGTTGCAGGCCCGCAAGGGGCGGGCGAGTTATCTCGGGGAGCGCAGTATCGGACACCAGGATCCCGGGGCCACGTCCTCGGCGCTGCTGATCGCGGGGCTGGCGGAGGCGAACGGTGAGTGA
- a CDS encoding PTS-dependent dihydroxyacetone kinase phosphotransferase subunit DhaM has product MSDEKAGDEKARDDKSERLVGIVLVSHSAQVAASVAELAQGLAGGATAVPVAAAGGTEAGGLGTSSELIAAAAASVDRGAGVAVLTDLGSAVLTVKALLAEGDELPGNTRLVDAPFVEGTVAAVVTAATGADLAAVEAAAAEAYTYRKV; this is encoded by the coding sequence GTGAGTGACGAGAAGGCGGGTGACGAGAAGGCGAGGGACGACAAGAGCGAGCGGCTCGTCGGCATCGTGCTGGTCTCGCACAGCGCACAGGTGGCCGCGTCGGTGGCCGAGTTGGCGCAGGGGCTCGCGGGCGGCGCGACGGCGGTGCCGGTGGCCGCGGCGGGCGGCACCGAGGCCGGCGGCCTCGGCACCAGCTCCGAGCTGATCGCCGCGGCGGCCGCATCCGTGGACCGCGGCGCCGGGGTCGCGGTCCTCACCGACCTGGGCAGCGCGGTCCTCACCGTCAAGGCCCTGCTCGCGGAGGGCGACGAACTCCCCGGCAACACACGCCTGGTGGACGCCCCGTTCGTCGAGGGCACGGTGGCCGCGGTCGTCACGGCGGCCACGGGCGCCGACCTCGCGGCGGTCGAAGCGGCCGCCGCGGAGGCGTACACCTACCGGAAGGTGTAG